A section of the Aminiphilus circumscriptus DSM 16581 genome encodes:
- the rarD gene encoding EamA family transporter RarD, whose product MNASENTHNTASAAEPGLSEAIRGGCATTAAFVAWGLLPVYWKAMQDVPALEILCHRIVWSLLFLTGLVAFSKNLGEIRQGLAQRPTRLLLLASSLALCANWLIYIWAVNTGHVLEASLGYFITPLVNVLLGMLFLGERLGRLQALAVALAAVGVGYQILLLGTLPWISLGLALSFGTYGLLRKKAPIGSTAGLFVETLFLGIPALGAIVLFESGGAGALGTGTPLRLLLLAGSGIVTSVPLLLFTFGARRINLATVGILQYVSPTISFCLGIFLFAEPFSAKRLVTFLFIWAALVLYSADALRRRAAA is encoded by the coding sequence ATGAACGCATCGGAGAACACGCACAACACTGCGTCAGCGGCAGAACCGGGCCTCTCCGAGGCCATTCGGGGTGGATGCGCCACAACGGCGGCCTTCGTCGCCTGGGGATTGCTCCCCGTGTACTGGAAAGCCATGCAGGATGTTCCGGCCCTTGAAATTCTCTGTCACCGCATCGTCTGGTCCCTCCTCTTCCTCACGGGACTGGTCGCCTTTTCGAAAAACCTGGGAGAGATCCGCCAAGGACTCGCACAGAGGCCGACACGGCTCCTTCTCCTGGCGAGCAGCCTTGCCCTTTGCGCGAACTGGCTGATCTACATCTGGGCGGTCAACACGGGACACGTCCTCGAGGCCAGCCTCGGCTACTTCATCACGCCCCTCGTGAACGTTCTTCTGGGCATGCTCTTCCTCGGGGAACGCCTCGGACGACTCCAGGCGCTTGCAGTCGCTCTGGCCGCTGTCGGAGTAGGCTATCAGATCCTCCTCCTCGGCACTCTTCCGTGGATTTCCCTCGGGCTCGCCCTTTCCTTCGGCACCTACGGCCTGCTGCGCAAAAAAGCCCCCATCGGTTCCACCGCGGGGCTTTTCGTGGAGACCCTGTTCCTCGGAATTCCCGCTCTCGGCGCCATCGTCCTCTTTGAGTCCGGCGGCGCCGGAGCCCTTGGCACAGGTACCCCTCTCCGCCTGCTCCTTCTGGCGGGATCGGGCATTGTCACCTCCGTGCCGCTTCTCCTCTTCACTTTCGGCGCCCGGCGGATCAACCTCGCCACCGTGGGCATCCTCCAATACGTGTCGCCCACCATCTCCTTCTGTCTCGGCATCTTCCTCTTTGCCGAACCTTTCTCGGCGAAACGTCTCGTGACGTTTCTCTTCATCTGGGCGGCTCTGGTGCTTTACAGCGCGGATGCCCTTCGCAGGCGGGCCGCGGCATGA